In Candidatus Eisenbacteria bacterium, the genomic window CACGTGGTGGCGCAGCATGTAGCGCGGAATCGAGGTGCGGAACTGCTCGACGAACATCGGGCGTTCGGGCCGTGGCCCCACCAGACTCATGTCGCCGATCAGCACATTCCACAATTGCGGCAGCTCATCGAGCGACAGGCGGCGCAGCGTCTCGCCGAGACGGGTGCGGCGCACATCGTTTCGGGTGGTCCACGCCGTGCCGCTCGACTCCGCATCTGCGCGCATGCTGCGGAACTTGATCATGTCGAAGCGCCGGCCGTTCAAGCCGACGCGTTCCTGGCGATAGAACACCGGACCCGGCGAATCGAGCCGGATCAGGATCGCGAGGATTGCGAGCACCGGAGAGATCACGAGCAGGCCGATGGCAGCGCATGCCAGGTCGAATCCGCGCTTGAGCACCGAGTTCCAGCCCTGCTCGGGGCTGTCGGTGACCAGCACGACCGGCATGCCGTCGAAGTCTTCGACGCTCGAGTTGAGTCGAAACGCATGCGTGAGATCCGGCACGAGTCGCACCGCCGCGGTGCTGTCGGCGAGGGCCTGCAGGGTCTCTTCCTCGGCTTTCCACTCCGGGCGGCCGAGTGCAACGTAGACCAGCTCGATGCCGTGCTCCTCGACCAGTCGCGGAAGGTCGGCGATCGAACCCAGCACCGCGTGGCCGTCGAGCGTTTCGCCACGGCGTGGTGGATCGATCGAGATCAGGCCCTGAAGCGAGAGCCCGAAATCCGCGTGATGGTGGATC contains:
- a CDS encoding undecaprenyl-phosphate glucose phosphotransferase, with the translated sequence MLARSRQLLATGVFVVDACLIFGSWLLAYWLRFHALGLTAPRGIPPLSLYLWSGAVLTPIALLVLRTFRVYRSARTARLSRELFYLALSMAVATLGAGVGSFFARGELSRIVVGMFWVVGTASLWGSRLAVRLLLRWMRSRGRNLRHVVIVGTGALARLLIDKIHHHADFGLSLQGLISIDPPRRGETLDGHAVLGSIADLPRLVEEHGIELVYVALGRPEWKAEEETLQALADSTAAVRLVPDLTHAFRLNSSVEDFDGMPVVLVTDSPEQGWNSVLKRGFDLACAAIGLLVISPVLAILAILIRLDSPGPVFYRQERVGLNGRRFDMIKFRSMRADAESSGTAWTTRNDVRRTRLGETLRRLSLDELPQLWNVLIGDMSLVGPRPERPMFVEQFRTSIPRYMLRHHVRAGMTGWAQVNGLRGDTPLEQRIEYDLYYLKNWSLGLDLKILMLTVVRVFRDASAY